The following nucleotide sequence is from Anabaena sphaerica FACHB-251.
CAAGCATGAAGTTCAATATTGCGTTTATGACATTCAGCGATCGCAAATTCTAAAGGATCATAAAATGGTTCTGGTGCTTTTCCCTGAGTTCCCGTAATCCAAGCACTCCAAGGTTCTAACGCCGAAGCATATAAAGCATCCCCTTCTGGCCGCACCTGTAAAATCAAAGCATTGAAATTTAAAGACTGTAATTGTTTAATAATTTCCAGTAGTTCCGTTTTCTGCTGTTCAACAGCCAGTCCAGGTTTAGAAGGCCAATCACTATTCCACACAGTTGTCACCCAAGCACCCCGAAACTCGCGGTTATGACTTACCTTCACAGTAGGGGTAGTGGGTTGAGTTGGCGATGATGGCGGTACTACAATATATTCAGAAGCAATTTTTTCCGCCCTCCCCAGATATACCAAAGCTTGATATACCATCACAGATACATCAGCACGAGTAGCAGCCATTTTGGGGTTGAGTAATTTGATATTGGGATAACTAGTCACCCAATCGACACGAGTGGCGATCGCTACCTGATTGATCCCATAGTTAGGAATTGCCGCCGCATCTTGATAGATTTCTGGTAATTTACTTAATAGGTCAGGCTGGACTTGACTACCAATTCCCAAACCATTGACCATAGCAACTAAAATATCACCCCTGGAAATACTATCATTAGGCCGAAAAGTCTGATCAGGGTAGCCAACCAGAAAACCTGTTTCGTAAACCTTTTTAATTGCACTGTTAGCCCAGAATGTAACAGGGACATCTCCAAAAGGTACATATTCCCGTTTTTTAGTCACCGTAAATACAGAAGCTATGATAGCCGCAAACTCAGCACGGGTAACGGGATAATCAGGGCGAAAAGTCCCATCTCGATATCCATTAACAATGCGACGCTGGGCTAAAGCCTGAATAAATAAACGCGCCCAATGATTTTGAATATCGGGAAATGATCCAGAAGTAGATACCATTATTTATTGTTAGTAGATTAACATCCACTGTTAATTTAGCAACAGAAGGCAGGGGGCTAGTAACTGAGATAGAAAATCAATAATTACCAATTACCAATTACCTGCACACTCAAACAAATGCAACCCCAACCGTTGTGATAGTTCTTCGCACACCTTCACCCCCCGCAGGCTATTACCCCGCGCATCTAGCAGAGGTGAAAACACACCAATTCCCATCTGGCCGGGAACAACAGCGATAATTCCCCCACAAACGCCACTTTTCGCCGGAATACCAATTTTATAAGCCCATTCACCCGCAAAGTTGTACATCCCACAGGTGTACATCACACTCAATATATCTTTGATATAACAACTATCTACCGCTTTCTCCTTGCTAATTGGGTTCACTCCTTTATTAGCGAGAGTAGCTGCCATCACGGCTAAATCTCGACAATTTACCATCACAGAACATTGTTGAAAATATAAATCCAGTGCTTCTTCAATATTTTGGTCAATCATGCCAAAATTTAGCATAAGATGGGCAGTAGCTCGGTTACGGTGTCCCGTGCTGCGTTCGGAAGTAAATACCGAAATATCCACAAACACATCCCGACCAATATAGCGCCGATACATTTCTAATAAGCGGTTAAGGCGTTCTGTAGCACCATTACCTTTAATCAAGCTGGTAGTGGCTATAGCCCCAGCATTTACCATTGGGTTATAGGGTCGCTTTGATTGTTCATCAAGGATAATGGCATTAAATGCCTCTCCAGTCGGTTCTACCCCCACCCTAGTTAACACATAATCCCGTCCATGATCTTCTAAAGCTTGTCCATAGACAAACACCTTGGAAATCGACTGGATAGTAAATAGCTGTTGATAATCACCGACTTCATAAATCTGACCATCCGTAGTAGCGATACAAATGCTAAACAAGTTGGGGTTTACTTTTGCCAGTTCGGGAATGTATTTTGCTACTGTACCCTCTTGCAGAGATTTGTACTGGGAATGCAAATCTTTGAGAACTTCCGAAAATGGTGATGAACCTATTTCTTGATCTTGTGAGTTTGCCATAAGGCTAATAACTTGCTAATAACTATCATAATTGATGGATTAGTTCTGGTCAGCAGTAGTAAAGTAATCTTTAATACATCAAAAACTAGACTTTACAAGTTGACGACCCTGATTTATTCTCCCATCATTGCTTTTTTTTGAGCAGAAAAAATTCTTACTGTCATTACAACTATTTTTACAACCGTAATTATACTTTAGTAATGAAAATAGTCTATACTAAAACTTTTGTAAATTATGGGCTAAATTTGTATTAAAAAACACAAGTCATTGATATTTATTAGAACGCTCATCACAAATAGTTTCATCTCAAAAAATTAATTAATTATGATTAATATGGAAATTTTCTCACATTAATTAATAAATAACTCTTAAGTGTAAATACGCATAAATGTAATTGATATTTATATTTATTTACCCAAAATTAACTGTTTATTAAGTTAAATCTATCACCTAAGCTTAAATATTGTCCGTCTAACGATCAGGTTAGTAGACAACTCGTTTAACATCAGCCTAATATTTAGTTTTCATAAAAAATTATTCATATCCCGAAAAAAAATGTTACATATCCAAAAACCTTATTCGCAAAAGGTTTTGACCCAGAAAATCGAATGTGAAGAGGGGAGACCTGAACAAGACTTACGCTAAAACCCTGATCCCCAAGCCCAAAAGTTCATGTTACTCTGTTGCAGTTATAAACAAAAAGTGAAAGCGGAACGAGTTCAAGTTTCAGGGTCTATCACCATCACAGGTGAAAAACCCACGAATTAAAAAACTAAAGTTCTACAGTCGCTTTAAAATCGGACGCATGAATCAAAGACATTTGTGGACTACTGTCGCTGTGTTTCTGTCTGTTTTGGGTCTACCCTCAGTGGGTCGTACTCAAACCATTAAGGGAAACGCTCCAACTTACCAAGCATCTGCTATAGCTGATGCAGTGAAAGTGGGAGAGTACCAATCCCCGAAACCGAAACCTACCTTGGATGCTGTGAACACACAAATTCATCCTCACAGCGTTGAAGGCCGTCAAGCGGCAACCCTTTACATCCGAAATATTCCTGTTCTTACATTTCTAAGTTCTGCACCAGTTACTCATGCAGAAACAAAAGTGGGAACAATTGGAAATAGTGAGGGCGTTAAATCTTATGCCCTTGCCGCTAGTCACTCAGCCAAGGTAGCGAGTCTGGGGAGTGTGATGGATGTGAGCAAATCGCCTAGCTCCATTATTGCCAATGACCCAGTTCAGAGAGCCAGCTTAGTAGCCTCTAAAATCAACCGTTTGATTCGGGATAACGCAGACGCAAGCCAAATTACCGTAAGTTGGAAAACAGGGGAAAAATCTCCAGTCAACAATAATAATAAAGCCCAAGACAAAAGCTACTCTGTTCAACAACAGCTAGATCGCTACACCATCAAAATCAACGGTAAAGAATTGGTGGAAATCAATGCTGCCACCCAACTAGCAGATAGTACCAGAAATCCAGCACAAGATGCTTTACAAGCAACCAATCGCCTACGGAGACTCATAGGTAACGCATCTCCCATCAGCGAAATTGCTAACTTACCAGCAAATACAACCATCTCCATGCCCAAGCTACCTCAACAGGTTGCTATTCGTGGAATAAAACTCAACTTCAAGGGTCTAGCTTCTTGGTATGGTTATGATTGGGCTGGTAGGAAAACTGCCAATGGGGAGAGATTTAATCCCGAAGCAATGACAGCAGCCCATCGTAGTTTACCCATGGGTACAAAAGTTCGTGTGACTAACACCCGGAATGGCCAGTCTGTGGTTGTGCGAATCAATGACCGTGGTCCATACATCGGTGGTCGAATTATTGACCTTTCTCTGGGTGCAGCCCGGATTTTAGGAATGATGAACAGTGGAGTTGCTCCAGTGCGTATTGATGTGCTGGGAAGATAACACGCTTCCTCAAACAAACTCCTTTTCGCTCTTCACTATTGTTTAATTCCCCTGGTTCACTAATTCCTTACCCCGATTATGGTTTGCGCCAAGCTGCGCTATTAGATATAAACTAACGGGGGAGAGGATAGAGAAGAACTAGGGGAATTTTGTGCGCCTGCTGACAACAGTTGCAGCTTTACGCTGTTATTTAAATCAACGTCGCTGGGAAAGCAATCTCAAGCTTTCAGAGGAGCTATTGCTTGATGAGCAGACTACCTGGTATCCGACAGAAATTGGTTTAGTCCCGACTATGGGAGGGCTGCATCAAGGTCATCTTAGCCTCATTGAAAAGGCTAGGCAAGAAAATTCTACGGTGATTGTGAGTATTTTTGTCAATCCCCTACAATTTGGTCCTAATGAGGATTATCAACGCTATCCTCGTGCTATAGAGCAAGACCAACAATTGTGTGAACAAGCTGGAGTAGATGCGATTTTTGCCCCTACTCCGGAAGAAATGGGAATTTCTCCGAAGAATATACAAGAAACTCAAGTGACACAAGTAATCCCTCCATCTGGTATGATAAGTAGCTTGTGTGGTAGATATCGGCCGGGTCATTTTCAAGGTGTGGCGACGATTGTCACCAAGCTTTTCAATTTGGTACAGCCTGACCGAGCCTACTTTGGTCAAAAAGATGGTCAGCAACTGGCAATTATTAAACGTCTGGTGGCTGATTTAAATTTGCCGGTGGAGATTGTTGCTTGTCCAACGGTGCGGGAAGTGTCGGGCTTGGCTTTGAGTTCTCGTAATCAATATTTGACTGCAACGGAAAAAGAGCAGGCAACAGTGTTATATAAAGGCTTGCAGCAAGCTGAGGCGGCGTTTCGTGCTGGCGTTCGCAACAGTAGTCAGCTGATAGCATTGGTGTGGGCAGAAATCGCAAAGATCAGCACTATCTATGTTGAATATATTGAATTGGTTGAACCGACTACATTGATGTTTTTAGCAAAAGTTGAGGAGGAAGGAATGCTGGCGATCGCAGCCCGTCTTGGTTCTACACGTTTGATTGATAATACCATCTTGCGCGATGTCTACAACGGGCTACGCCAACCTATTATCGCCATTGATGGTCCTGCTGGTGCTGGTAAGTCTACTGTGGCTCGCCAAGTGGCATCCGAGTTGGGTTTAGTGTATTTAGATACGGGTGCTATGTACCGGGCTATCACTTGGCTAGTGCTACAAACAGGTATTGCTATTAATGATGAGTGTGCAATCACCGAATTAGCAAGCCAGTGTAACATTGAACTGACTCCCAGCCACAATCTCGAAACTCCCGTGCGAGTATGGATTAATGGTAATGATGTCACTCAAGAAATTCGCACCATTGAGGTAACATCTCAAGTATCAGCGATCGCCGCTCAAAGTGCAGTCCGCAAAGCACTGGTTAAACAGCAGCAAAGCTGGGGTAAAAAAGGTGGTTTGGTAGCTGAAGGCCGAGACATCGGTACTCATGTTTTCCCGGATGCAGAAGTGAAAATCTTCCTAACTGCTTCTGTTGGTGAACGTGCGCGTCGTCGTCAGCAAGATTTTACCAAACAAGGTCAACCCGAAGTCAGTTTAGAGCAGTTGGAACGAGATATTGCAGAACGCGACTACAAAGATAGCACTCGCAAAATTTCCCCCTTACAAAAAGCAGCAGATGCAGTGGAAGTGCAAACTGATGGACTCACCCCGTCTGAAGTAGCAGCGCAAATTGTTAATTATTACCAAGATCGTT
It contains:
- a CDS encoding septal ring lytic transglycosylase RlpA family protein; protein product: MNQRHLWTTVAVFLSVLGLPSVGRTQTIKGNAPTYQASAIADAVKVGEYQSPKPKPTLDAVNTQIHPHSVEGRQAATLYIRNIPVLTFLSSAPVTHAETKVGTIGNSEGVKSYALAASHSAKVASLGSVMDVSKSPSSIIANDPVQRASLVASKINRLIRDNADASQITVSWKTGEKSPVNNNNKAQDKSYSVQQQLDRYTIKINGKELVEINAATQLADSTRNPAQDALQATNRLRRLIGNASPISEIANLPANTTISMPKLPQQVAIRGIKLNFKGLASWYGYDWAGRKTANGERFNPEAMTAAHRSLPMGTKVRVTNTRNGQSVVVRINDRGPYIGGRIIDLSLGAARILGMMNSGVAPVRIDVLGR
- the glsA gene encoding glutaminase A, coding for MSLMANSQDQEIGSSPFSEVLKDLHSQYKSLQEGTVAKYIPELAKVNPNLFSICIATTDGQIYEVGDYQQLFTIQSISKVFVYGQALEDHGRDYVLTRVGVEPTGEAFNAIILDEQSKRPYNPMVNAGAIATTSLIKGNGATERLNRLLEMYRRYIGRDVFVDISVFTSERSTGHRNRATAHLMLNFGMIDQNIEEALDLYFQQCSVMVNCRDLAVMAATLANKGVNPISKEKAVDSCYIKDILSVMYTCGMYNFAGEWAYKIGIPAKSGVCGGIIAVVPGQMGIGVFSPLLDARGNSLRGVKVCEELSQRLGLHLFECAGNW
- a CDS encoding bifunctional pantoate--beta-alanine ligase/(d)CMP kinase, coding for MRLLTTVAALRCYLNQRRWESNLKLSEELLLDEQTTWYPTEIGLVPTMGGLHQGHLSLIEKARQENSTVIVSIFVNPLQFGPNEDYQRYPRAIEQDQQLCEQAGVDAIFAPTPEEMGISPKNIQETQVTQVIPPSGMISSLCGRYRPGHFQGVATIVTKLFNLVQPDRAYFGQKDGQQLAIIKRLVADLNLPVEIVACPTVREVSGLALSSRNQYLTATEKEQATVLYKGLQQAEAAFRAGVRNSSQLIALVWAEIAKISTIYVEYIELVEPTTLMFLAKVEEEGMLAIAARLGSTRLIDNTILRDVYNGLRQPIIAIDGPAGAGKSTVARQVASELGLVYLDTGAMYRAITWLVLQTGIAINDECAITELASQCNIELTPSHNLETPVRVWINGNDVTQEIRTIEVTSQVSAIAAQSAVRKALVKQQQSWGKKGGLVAEGRDIGTHVFPDAEVKIFLTASVGERARRRQQDFTKQGQPEVSLEQLERDIAERDYKDSTRKISPLQKAADAVEVQTDGLTPSEVAAQIVNYYQDRLSHR